The genomic segment TTTGGCGTTCCGCTCTGCCTACCTTCGGCTTCCATTTTATACACCACGTCCATTCCGGATACGACCTTTCCAAAGACAACATGACGACCATCCAACCTGTTCACCAACGATAAATTAGCATTTTAGCTTCAAATATATGATGCAGATAAAATATCACAATGGTGGTGCAAAGTGAAGCAGAACAATTAGTTATAAGGATACTGTCTCAATTAGCACCAGATGAAGTTAAAACTATCAGCCAATTTCAGAGATGAAAGAAAGAGTGTTGTTATGAACAAGAACAAAAGAGTAGGTAAATACCAGCTGGTTGTCACAGTTGTGATGAAAAACTGGGAGCCATTGGTGTCCTGCCCGGAATTTGCCATTGACAGAAGTCCTGAAAACCCGACAAAGGGTGTGATCATAATCATTGCTACTAATTTTTAAATACTTGGTAAATTTGATGCCTTAAACGCAAATAAATATGTGCGCGTGTTTTTCGTTCTGTGTTGGTCCAGCATAGGCTTTAACATACCAGGTCCAGTgtgcttgattttaaaattttcatcagCAAACTTCTCCCCATAGATTGATTCCCCTCCTCTTCCATCACCCAGAGTAAAGTCACCTCCTTGAATCATGAAGCTTGGTATGATTCTGTGCATTGTGCTGCCCTTGTAATGCAGAGCCTTCCCCTGTTTCCCAACGCCTTTCTCCCCTGCATTCAGAATAGAATAACCATGACTCCGTCACTCCCATGTATGAAGAACTCAAAAAACCATAAGAACATTCATGCATAATTGCGAAAACAAAAAAGTAGTAGCCCACACAACTTAAATCATTCACTAGTATCTCAGCATATTCTTTCatttatcaaattcaatattATCACTGGTTTGCAAAATCATTCAACAGTCGTAAAAAGACATGACACTTGAAATCATCAGATTATCTAGCTCCACCAAGCCGTGAAATGCATGCCCTTTTATCAGTATCATCGAAGTATTGGTAAGGTAATAATACTGCATTAGTCACAAAGATCTCTTCATCCATTGTGCTTTATTTGATATTAAGTTTCAGTGATCTCAAGATTACTCAAGGCATGGTAACTTCATAACAAGTCAGTGTTCACCTCCATCTCATTTTCTTTGAAGACCTCACAATGTTTAGAGAAAAATATTGGAAGGCTGAAATCACAGTACCTGTGCACAAGGCTCTAAAATTTTCTGAAAGAGAAGTGAAAATCAGAAACAAACAGGTCAGTGGTGCTGGAAGGCCCTCTGCAGCAGTTAATTTAATAATGCTGATACCTTACCTACGGTCTTAGGAACAGTTTTACCAAAGAGACCCATGGCAACACGCCCTGAAAAtaggaatttaataaattatttaaaacttaAAAGCAACAGTGAGCGAAAAAAATGTTATTAATCTTCCATTTAGaagttaatattaatattaaatatcTAATATTACTGAAAGTAAAATCTatatttgaaaacaataaaatatacaaGAGACGGGGATTGTGGCAGTAACTCCCTAGTAAGAAACATAAGAAGAAACAAACCACATGAATTTGGAATTTCAACCAAGTTTTGAAATTGCGATGGATATACATAATCCATCATATGAATAACTGAAACCCAATATTATCAAATTCCAACTGCATTCAAATTCGATGTAATTAAAAAGAAGTTTTTCTTCCATCAATAGACATATCATAAGTGATAGTGGATTAAAACGGCTTTTTAGAAAGTTAGTTGGTAAATATTTCAACCATTATCCtaataataacaaataaacACAATATATTTCATTGAAATTGGAATAAAATTTCGCCCTTGTAGAATTGGATCATACCAGCGGGTTTCCCATCAATCTCAATATCAAAGAAAACCTTATGAGTGATTTCCTTCAAATCTTCCTTCGACTTCTTCGCCTGCGGGAGTAAAAATACCAGGTAACATCTCCGAGATAACAAGTAACAAAGGGAGAAGAGCCATGtgtaattttttttcccttaaAACTTATTAGAAGTATCCGTCACCTCAATAAATCCATAGATCCGCGCTAGCAACATATTACAACAAAGAAAAGATCCATGATAATCTATCAGATCTGTAACCTAATTTCCCCTTTATGATATAATTCTCATATCAAATACCAGATCAGCAACAAATTAATTTCTGGAAGGTACTGAGATGATAAAAATCGAATAAATGTGCGATTCCAAGATATATATACATGAAAACGAATTCTAATCAACTCATGGACATCACGGACGCAGACGAATGAAAAATTCTCAAAATATTAATGGATTAAAGAAGAACCTGACTGACTGCAAAGCTGACGAACAGTAGAGTACTTAAAAGCAGAAGAATTGAGGTACTTTTCGCCATTTTCGTCCTCAAAACTTTTCTTCTGTTCGCGAGATGAGTGACAATAAGCCTTCGATATAGAATGCAAGGGTTTATTTAGGTGAGGTTGACTCAAATAAATCAAACTTTGAAAAATACATAAATTCTatcttataatttatttcttaaaTTTGAAACGAGTCACGACTTCGAAATCGCTACAAACTGGCCTCCAcaactcaaaataataataacaataaaatttGATGAATAATTTTAATAGTAGATATTTTGCGAgatgtttttatatatttatatttgtgtGACAGATTAACTCGATTTATATTcagaattaaaaataaatttttttaacatgtTAATAAAAACATTAGTTGAGATAAAGATTAATTTGCAAGTCCTTTTGTgaaaaaaaacatgttttttattttaatttatttaaatatagaaTAAAAGATATAATAAAGAATTAAAAGTATAAACATATAAACGCTAATAtgcaagtgtgtgtgtgtgtatatatatatatatatatcaaatcattTACCGTGTTGTTACATATGTTGCTTTTGATTCAAAGATTTGGATTTGAAATCCATAACTTCAAATTTATTaatctcaatacaacaataGTTCTAAcaattcataaatttttttagataTTGATCAAACTTTCCTCCCTCgttcttttcgtttttatgtataaaaaatattaataatgatGATTAGAAAATgtacataattaaaattttaaaaaagggataaatttatataaaaccATAATTCTCTCCAACACTGCTTATGGTTTCACTGATTCTCTACACTCGGAAGTTCAACTATTACTTCCAATCTACTGGAAACCTCACCACTCATCTTCCTCGAACATGAAGGCCTCTGCTCTGATTCTTGCGGACCTACTTCATCCTCCGGCGGTGATGACACTTGCACGGCCGAGGCTCGACAAACCGGGCATGTCGTATGCGTGTGCAACCACATATCAATGCACTCGACATGGA from the Primulina tabacum isolate GXHZ01 chromosome 8, ASM2559414v2, whole genome shotgun sequence genome contains:
- the LOC142553361 gene encoding peptidyl-prolyl cis-trans isomerase CYP20-1-like, which gives rise to MAKSTSILLLLSTLLFVSFAVSQAKKSKEDLKEITHKVFFDIEIDGKPAGRVAMGLFGKTVPKTVENFRALCTGEKGVGKQGKALHYKGSTMHRIIPSFMIQGGDFTLGDGRGGESIYGEKFADENFKIKHTGPGLLSMANSGQDTNGSQFFITTVTTSWLDGRHVVFGKVVSGMDVVYKMEAEGRQSGTPKSKVVVVDSGELPL